The Arachis ipaensis cultivar K30076 chromosome B07, Araip1.1, whole genome shotgun sequence genome includes a window with the following:
- the LOC107607140 gene encoding uncharacterized protein LOC107607140, which yields MVTEGIVLGHRISDKGIEVDQAKVEVIERLPTPNNVKAIRSFLRHAGFYKRDKKGSENQVAGHLSRIEPVAEIPHPDTEISETFPDEQLLAISKAPWFADIANYKAIRFIPSEYSRQQVRNLFMMLNTTYRMNDTFLDGIIRRCVSEEETQQILWHCHSLDYGGHFGAVDYMSKWVEAITLPTNDTRVVMKFLQKYIFSRFSVPRTLISDGGSHFCNKQLDSILHCYGIRHRVVTLYHPQTNGQAKVSNMEHKIILERTVGTSRKDWARKLDDTLWAYRTAFKTPIGMSPYQLVYGKACHLLVKLKHRAYWATTFLNFDTRATGDKRLLQLNELDEF from the exons ATGGTAACTGAgggcattgttcttggacatcgGATTTCagacaaggggatagaggtggatcaggCTAAAGTTGAAGTCATTGAACGATTACCAACACCGaacaatgtcaaagcaatcagaagtttctTAAGGCATGCAGGGTTCTACAAGAG GGACAAGAAAGGATCCGAAAATCAAGTGGCTGGCCATTTGTCTCGGATTGAACCTGTAGCAGAGATACCCCATCCCGATACGGAAATATCCGAAACCTTTCCTGATGAACAACTCCTTGCAATATCCaaagctccatggtttgcagacattgcaaattataaagcaaTAAGGTTCATTCCCTCAGAATATAGTAGACAACAAGTTCGAAACTTATTCATGATGCTAAATACTACTTATAGGATGAATGATACCTTTTTAGACGGTATAATCCGGCGTTGCGTCTCTGAGGAAGAAACACAgcaaatcctatggcattgccatagctTGGattatggaggacattttggag CCGTGGACTAtatgtctaaatgggttgaggcaATCACATTACCCACTAATGACACTCGGGTGGTtatgaaattcctccagaaatacATTTTCAGCAGATTCAGTGTCCCGAGGACCCTGATTAGTGATGGAGGCAGCCATTTTTGTAATAAACAACTCGACTCCATCCTTCACTGCTATGGTATCCGCCACAGAGTAGTAACTCTATATCACCCACAGACGAATGGACAAGCCAAAGTTTCTAACATGGAGCACAAAATAATCCTAGAGAGGACAGTTGGTACCTCAAGGAAAGATTGGGCAAGAAAGCTTGACGATAccctctgggcatacagaacagctttcaagacTCCCATTGGCATGTCACCCTACCAACTAGTCTATGGCAAGGCATGTCATTTACTAGTGAAACTGAAACATAGAGCCTATTGGGCAACTACATTTCTCAACTTTGATACCAGGGCTACAGGAGACAAGAGATTGCTCCAGTtaaatgagttagatgaattctGA